One Streptomyces formicae genomic window, CCGCCTGCGCACCGACCGCGTCGACGTCGTCTTCCTCCACGACCCCGACCACCACGCCGAAGAGGCGTTCCGCGAGGGCTATCCGGCCCTGGAGAAGCTGCGCTCCGAGGGCGTCGTCGGCGCGATAGGCGCGGGCATGAACCAGGCCGAGATGCTCACGCGCTTCGTCCGCGACACGGACGTCGACGCGGTGCTGTGCGCGGGCCGCTACACGCTCCTGGACCAGCAGGCACTCACGGAACTGCTGCCCGCCGCGAGCGAGCGGGGCGCGTCCGTCGTCATCGGCGGCGTCTTCAACTCCGGTCTGCTCGCCGACCCGAAGCCGGGTGCGCGCTTCGACTACGTCGAGGCACCGGCCGAACTCCTGCGACGCGCCCGCGCCTTGCGGGCACTCGCCGAACGGCACGGCACCACGCTGCGGGCCGCCGCGCTGGCCTTCCCGTTCGGCCATCCGGCCGTCGCCAGCGTCCTCGTCGGCATCCACGCGCCGGAGCAGGTCACCGACGCCGCAGAACAGTTCACCGCCGACGTACCCGCGGAATTCTGGCGCGACGCGCGGGCGGAAGGGCTGCTCGCGGCCGATGTGCCCGTCCCGGGAGAGGACCGCCCGTGAGAGTCGCCCTGCACACCACCGTCCGCGCCGACCTGATCGAGGAGTACGAGGCCGCGCACCGCGAGGTGCCCGCCGAACTCGTCGCGGCGATCCGCGCCGCGGGCGCCACCTCCTGGACCATCTGGCGCAGCGGCACCGACCTCTTCCACGTCCTGGAGTGCGAGGACTACGCCCGCATGCTCGCCGAGCTGGAGAACCTGCCGGTCAACATCGCCTGGCAGGCCCGGATGGCCGAGCTGCTCGACGTCGTGCACGACTACTCCGCCGAGGGCTCCGAGGCCGGTCTTCCCGTCGTGTGGGAGCTGCCGTGACCGACCTGGTGGACGCCCACCACCACGTGTGGGACCTCTCCGTACGCGACCAGGAGTGGATCACCGGCGAGGAGCTCGCACCCCTCCGGCGCACCTTCATCCTGGCCGACCTCGCCCCCGAGGCACGCGCGGCGGGCGTCACCGCCACGGTCCTCGTCCAGACGGTCACCGTGCCCGAGGAGACACCCGAGTTCCTCGCGCTCGCGCACGACAGCGACCTCGTCGCGGGCGTCGTCGGCTGGACCGACCTCACCCGCCCGGATGTCGCCGACACCCTGGCAGCGCTCCGTGAACTCCCCGGCGGGCAGCACCTGGTGGGCATCCGCCACCAGGTCCAGGGCGAGCCCGACCCCGAGTGGCTGCTGCGCCCGGACGTCCGCAGGGGCCTCGCCGCCGTCGCCGGCGCCGGTCTCGCCTACGACCTCGTGGTCCTGCCCCACCAGCTCCCCGCCTGCGCCAAGGCGGCGGCGGACCTCCCCGAACTCACCTTCGTCCTCGACCACCTGGGCAAGCCGCCCATCGCCGCGAGGGCTCTTGAACCCTGGGCCTCGGCGCTTCGCACGCTCGCCGCGCGCCCCAACACGGTGGGCAAACTGTCCGGTCTGGTGACCGAGGCGGACCACAAGGCGTGGACGGTGGACGGCCTGCGGCCCTACGCGGAGACCGCCCTGGACGCCTTCGGGCCCGGGCGTCTGATGTTCGGCTCCGACTGGCCGGTCAGTACGCTCGCCGCGTCGTACGGCGAAGTCCTGGACGTGGCACGGCAGTTGACGCGCTCACTGAACACGGCTGAGCTCGCGGAGGTGTTCGGCGGGACGGCGCGCCGCGTCTACCGCTGCTGATCCCGCGTGGCGAGCTTCGTCGGCGCCAGATAATCACGCACGTACGTCCGCTCCCAGTGCGCGCCCGTCTCGCGCAGCTCGCGCCAGGTCGTGTAGCGGTAGCGGTAGAGCCGTGCGCGGACGTGCGTGGGCGGCGCCTCGGGCGGGAACGGGCTGGCGTGCAGCAGCCTCAGGGTGTCCCGGTCACCGTCCAGGAGGGCTTCCACCAGCGGCCCGAACCACGACCTGGCGTACGCGGGGGAGAGCGCGGCGAACCACATCATCCAGTCGAGCCGCAGGTGGTACGGCGCGAACTGGCGCGGCCACCGTCGTACGTCGCCCGGCTTGCCCTTGAACTCGTAGGCACGCCAGTCGGAGTCCTCGCGCGGCACCGGATCGTTCGTTCCCTCGATGACGATCTCCTGGCGCACCCGGCTGACGCTGCCGAACGCGCCGTAGGAGTTGACCAGGTGCAGCGGGTCGAAGGAGGTGTTCATCACCTGCCGCCGGGACAGCAGATTGCGCACCGGGCGGTAACTCAGCGCCAGGAGCACCACGGTGACGGCGCCGACCACCACTTCGTACCAGAGCGGAGCGGGCGCGAACGAGCGCGGGGTGTGCCAGGCGGAGAGGTCGAGGGCGGAGAGCGCCAGGACGATGGTGAGCCAGTTCAGCCAGGAGAAGTTGCCGGAGAGCACCAGCCACAGCTGGGTCGCGATCATCAGACAGGCCGCGCCCGTCGCCACCGGCTGCGGGGTGAAGAGGAGGACGGGTACGGCGAGTTGGGTGACGTGGTTGGCGGCGACCTCGATCCGGTGCGCGGGCCGCGGGAGCTGGTGGAAGAACCGGCTCAGCGGCCCGGGCATCGGCTGTGTCTCGTGGTGGAAGTAGAGACAGGTGAGCCTGCGCCAGCACGCGTCGCCGCGCATCTTGATCAGACCGGCGCCGAACTCCACGCGGAAGAGCACCCAGCGCAGCAGGAAGAGGACGAGGACGGGCGGCGCGACCTCGTCGTTGCCGAGGAGGACCGCGAGGAAGCCGACTTCCAGGAGCAGGGACTCCCAGCCGAAGCCGTACCAGGTCTGCCCCACGTTCACGACGGAGAGGTAGAGCGCCCAGGGGATCAGCCAGAGCACCATGGCGCCCCACAGGGGCAGTTGGCCGTCCGCGCCCGCGAGCAGCGCCGCCGCGACCGCGCAGCCCGCCCAGGCGCAGAGGGCGAAGAACCGGTCCGAGTAGTGCAGCTGGAACAGGCTCGGCGCCCGCCGGAACGGTACGCGCGCGACGTACCGCGGCACCGGCAGCATCCCGCGCTCCCCGATGAGCGGCCGGAACTGCAGGGCCGTCCCGAGGAACGCCACGAGGTACACCGCGGCGAGAGCCCGCTGGAAGATCAGCCTGCTCAGGTCGTACGCGTCCGCCGTGAACCACTCCACGTCTCCATTGTGACGCTGGGTGAGGCATCCGGTGCGGCGGCGGGCAGGACGTCGCGGGTCGCGCCGGGCGGGACCTCCCGGCTTGCGGCGTGATCGGAACCCTTGCAGACAATGAGGGACATATGCCTCGGCAACGGCGGGAGAACCCGGTGCGCGTCCCCACCAGGACCTACGCGATGACCCTCGCGATATCCACGGCCCTCGCGGTCGCGGGCCTCGCGGGCTGCGCCGGTGACGGCGACAAGAAGGCCGCGGACGGGGAGCGTGAGCTGTTCCTGCAGCCCGTCGCCGCACAGGGCCCCGATCCGTTCACCGACTCCACCGCGAAGAGCACCGCGACGCCGCCGCCCGTCACCCGTTCGCCGCAGCCCTCGCCCACCGGCTCCGCCACCCCGCAGGGCACCCGCACCATCGCGGGCGGCACCCCCGGCCTGTACGGCGGCACCCACGCCGTCGGCAGTTGCGACGTCGATCAGCAGATCCGCTTCCTCACCGCCGACCGGGCCAAGGCCCGCGCCTTCGCCGAGGCGTCCGGGATCGAGGCGGGCGCGATCCCCGGCTTCCTGCGCGGGCTCACGCCCGTCGTGCTGCGGGCCGACACCCGGGTCACCAACCACGGCTTCCGCGACGGCTCGGCGACCGGCTTCCAGTCCGTGCTCCAGTCGGGCACGGCCGTGCTCGTCGACGAACGGGGCCTGCCTCGGGTGCGCTGCGCGTGCGGCAACCCGCTGAAGCCGCCGGTCGCGTTCCAGGGCGCGCCCCACCACAACGGCGGGCCGTGGAGCGGCTACCGGCCCACCCAGGTCGTCGTGGTGACCCCGGCGCCCCGGCCGATCACCAACATCACCATCGTCAACATCGTCAACAACACCTGGATCGAGCGGAAGATCGGTGACGAGGACGCCGACGAGGACCGCAGGGCGAAGCCGCCCGTGAGCCCGACGCCGACCCCGAAGGACTCGGGCGGCGACCAGGACGGGCGCCGGGACCAGGACGGGCACCGGGACGGGGACGGCGACCAGGACACGCCCGACGAGAACGTCGTGCCCAACGACCCGGGCCGCACCGACTCCACGGACCCCACGGACTCCACGGACCCCACGGACCCCGGCTCCTCGTCGGCCGACTGCCCCACGCCCTCCGCGGTGACCGGCACTCCGACGGAGCCCGCGTCGCCGCTGCCGCCCGGCTGCCCCTCGCCGACGACGCCGACCGACGTGCCGCCGCAGTCGCAGGAGCCGGAGGAGCCCGAC contains:
- a CDS encoding aldo/keto reductase, which encodes MSGPARRPLGPGGVEVTELSFGAAGIGNLYSPISDEQAATAVEHAWDAGIRYFDTAPHYGLGLSERRIGEALSGRDRASYTISTKVGRLLEPVGDVHGDDLADGGFAVPRTHRRVWDFSADGIRRSIESSLTRLRTDRVDVVFLHDPDHHAEEAFREGYPALEKLRSEGVVGAIGAGMNQAEMLTRFVRDTDVDAVLCAGRYTLLDQQALTELLPAASERGASVVIGGVFNSGLLADPKPGARFDYVEAPAELLRRARALRALAERHGTTLRAAALAFPFGHPAVASVLVGIHAPEQVTDAAEQFTADVPAEFWRDARAEGLLAADVPVPGEDRP
- a CDS encoding DUF6777 domain-containing protein translates to MPRQRRENPVRVPTRTYAMTLAISTALAVAGLAGCAGDGDKKAADGERELFLQPVAAQGPDPFTDSTAKSTATPPPVTRSPQPSPTGSATPQGTRTIAGGTPGLYGGTHAVGSCDVDQQIRFLTADRAKARAFAEASGIEAGAIPGFLRGLTPVVLRADTRVTNHGFRDGSATGFQSVLQSGTAVLVDERGLPRVRCACGNPLKPPVAFQGAPHHNGGPWSGYRPTQVVVVTPAPRPITNITIVNIVNNTWIERKIGDEDADEDRRAKPPVSPTPTPKDSGGDQDGRRDQDGHRDGDGDQDTPDENVVPNDPGRTDSTDPTDSTDPTDPGSSSADCPTPSAVTGTPTEPASPLPPGCPSPTTPTDVPPQSQEPEEPDDGLVPDDPYLSENPLDDSDPGTFAS
- a CDS encoding lipase maturation factor family protein; amino-acid sequence: MEWFTADAYDLSRLIFQRALAAVYLVAFLGTALQFRPLIGERGMLPVPRYVARVPFRRAPSLFQLHYSDRFFALCAWAGCAVAAALLAGADGQLPLWGAMVLWLIPWALYLSVVNVGQTWYGFGWESLLLEVGFLAVLLGNDEVAPPVLVLFLLRWVLFRVEFGAGLIKMRGDACWRRLTCLYFHHETQPMPGPLSRFFHQLPRPAHRIEVAANHVTQLAVPVLLFTPQPVATGAACLMIATQLWLVLSGNFSWLNWLTIVLALSALDLSAWHTPRSFAPAPLWYEVVVGAVTVVLLALSYRPVRNLLSRRQVMNTSFDPLHLVNSYGAFGSVSRVRQEIVIEGTNDPVPREDSDWRAYEFKGKPGDVRRWPRQFAPYHLRLDWMMWFAALSPAYARSWFGPLVEALLDGDRDTLRLLHASPFPPEAPPTHVRARLYRYRYTTWRELRETGAHWERTYVRDYLAPTKLATRDQQR
- a CDS encoding amidohydrolase family protein, with protein sequence MTDLVDAHHHVWDLSVRDQEWITGEELAPLRRTFILADLAPEARAAGVTATVLVQTVTVPEETPEFLALAHDSDLVAGVVGWTDLTRPDVADTLAALRELPGGQHLVGIRHQVQGEPDPEWLLRPDVRRGLAAVAGAGLAYDLVVLPHQLPACAKAAADLPELTFVLDHLGKPPIAARALEPWASALRTLAARPNTVGKLSGLVTEADHKAWTVDGLRPYAETALDAFGPGRLMFGSDWPVSTLAASYGEVLDVARQLTRSLNTAELAEVFGGTARRVYRC
- a CDS encoding L-rhamnose mutarotase yields the protein MRVALHTTVRADLIEEYEAAHREVPAELVAAIRAAGATSWTIWRSGTDLFHVLECEDYARMLAELENLPVNIAWQARMAELLDVVHDYSAEGSEAGLPVVWELP